gttctgtCACTATTCCACTTCACCGAACGAATGCGTGAGAAGTAATTTATCATTTCTGACGTGCTATGAGTGGTATGATCACTTACTTAACCATTGGGAAGTttgtaacattgtatttaaatccATAATGCAATCACAGAACTCTTCTTCAGTGTTAAGAATGCGAATCAATCTTCCTTATATAATAAAGCCATCTTAGATTGAGTACATTTTTTGGCAGGATTTCCCTTGTATTAATGTAAAAACTCTTCTTTCTACTCAAGTATTGCTATAAGATATATATgcattgatttttaataaatgagcactaattttagtttttttttaactatttataactatgaatgttttgtggaattgtgcacctgatgagacaatgagaatgccaattCACCTGGCTTACactatactttatattttgtaatctaggtctctctgatatcaaaacaatgtaaattgtttgttttgagtttcttcattttttgaatctcttcagacgaacatggctccagattccaggagtcaagtctgagacagtgtcagattccatatgctacactaagaggaaggtgaactggagataatcaacaatcattttaaatcaatccttcccaccatggCTACGTTATTTGTAACTCTTGtccttttagtatttttttgttcaattaatCATAGTATGAGTCTCGTCCCTTGTATTTTCTCATACAAAGAAGAAATAGGTTACAATAGTAATAaacgttaataaaacaatacttttccgaatggtttattttttggacgaggcatttcgaaaccaaaggtttcatcatcaggcaactacacaaattttgagtattgttttattaacatttagtactatttcaaaatttttccaattgctccaagggTCTTCAAAGAAATAGGTTAGCAAAAAATTCATGAACTGATCTTCTGATAACATGTTGGTTTGGTTATCTAAATGCAAATGTGACAGAAATGGCcatattcaaataattgtatcACAAAAAATAAAGCCTGTGTTGTAGTGGTAGCACGCTCGTCCACAAGTGAAATATCTTAATTTGAGTCCCAGaagagcaattactttttgtggatcaatctttattgaaattaaattacactattacCATTTGCacagatttaaataaagttaatgtataaaaaataatcaatcaaGAAATGAAACTGGTTGTTATATTATGCCATACATCTGTAAATTTACCAATGTGACTACGTGCCCACAGCGAAGAGAGTTTAACATTTGAGATTAAAAGAACTACTGTAATATAAGTGGATATTTGTCACTCGGATGTTTAAGAGAACTGGTTTCAACATCAGTATTACCTCATGACTGTTTGTAGAAGctaaaattaaccaaactgtGTATTTTGCAGGATTCACGTTACCACCTACCCCACCATCGTCAACGTCCAGCGACAGCGAAGGCAACGTGTCACCCTCTCACCCATCGTCTCCCGTGCCAGCTCCGGCTCGCAGACTGTTTCTGTCCCCAGCCAGTCACAGCCCTGCCTCCACCCGGCAGCCCATACAGACACCCCTCATCAGCAGTCAACCGGTGGGTCCCAGtttcattttcatatattttgttcaaGGCCATCAACACTAGCAATGGTCGATAgttctgataaaaagtgctttggCTACGGACAAGATTCCAAAGTCTGACGTCTTATCGGATCTCTCTAGTATTTACAAGGCATGGTAATCGTCTTGATGTACCCTTCACAAGATTGGAAAAAATTAGATCTAGCCATACTATAATGTGTATTAgactatataataagttaccactCTCAACCAAAGATTTATCTTTTAGTCTCTTTAAATGTAAGTTACATAGATGGCTGGCTGCTCATCCCTTCTATAGTAtcgatgaatttttaaacatgccaaattctgaaattaatgttttgtaagtttgttatatatgtaagatttatttattttatttattgactatttattttagtttattatttagtttaagattttatttgatatttatcaatgttattttaattcaagaattaGGTATagcaaaaatgatgttttatattatcaatttacacTAGTTAGTCCTACCTAAGTAGTATAAACATTAACTATGACAAGTTatgatttgtaacataaaatgatGACCATGTCGATTGCTATATgcctaaagacaataaagattttgatttgatttgatttgatctctCTCCAAACTATTCATTAAATCAACCAATAGTACTGTTGCTTTTCTGTTATTCTTACTAAAATGCATAAAATCGCATAAAACTGATGTACACTAATGCCAGGTTAAGGTACTTGTAAAACATTGACCTTTCAGTAAATACAGCAATGTAACGTAATTATTtgattgaaaaaagtaattacaCATCAGTAGGTTAACTCTGTATTTCGAGAAGAACCCTGGTGTAGATAATAGAGAGACAATCCTGGTATGTTACAGAAAGGGTCAACAGGGGTGCTGATGTTGACAGAGGAGGAGAAGAGGACACTGCTCGCGGAAGGTTACCCCATCCCTACGCGGCTACCCCTCACCAAAGCTGAGGAGAAGTCTCTCAAGAAAAttaggagaaaaataaaaaataaagtatgtttATCTCTAAGCAaagatgtataaattattattattttaacttttaacataattCATATAGAGATTTTGTGGTGTTTAAGTGTAAAGAAcccaaaattaaagtaaagattttaattttgggtGAAAAATATCCTCATGGTATGTGCAACCATGTTCTATAAAAGAAATTGTCCGATAGATAAGCCCAGCTAGTATTACAATTGACCACTCTGGTGGATTCTGTTGATTGGTCTAATCTCGGTCAGACATCTAGTTTATCTTAGTACGTTGCAGACCACAGAAAATAGGCTATGCACAACTGTCCTTGACACAGTCTGATAGACAAGTCTAGCTAGTATTACAGTTGACTACTCTGGTGGATTCTGTTGATTGGTCCGATCTCAGTCAGACATCTAGTTTATCTTACTAGGTTGCAGACCACAGAAAATAGGCTATGCACAACTGTCCTTGGCACAGTCTGATAGACAAGTCTAGCTAGTATTAAAATTGAGAACACTGGAGGATTCTGTTGTTTGGTCCAATCTCAGTCAGACATCTAGTTTATCTTACTAGGTTGCAGACCACAGAAAATATGCACAACTGTCCTTGGCACAGTCTGATAGACAAGTCTAGCTAGTATTAAAATTGAGAACACTGGAGGATTCTGTTGTTTGGTCCAATCTCAGTCAGACATCTAGTTTGAATTTTCTCCTCATAgatctattttatttcaaagctcACAAAGCTACTGATAAATAGactaaaatttgttcaaaaacagATATATGGTGGAAATGTCTATATGGTTCAGGTATCAGGTAggtaataaaacttataatagaTCATTAAAAGGTTTAAGACtcctaaatttcaaattttaagagttaaaatattaagttgtgTATGGTTAGCCAggcagtaaaaaatattattaaaaaatagggATTTAATGGTGCTAATATCCATGGTACATTAGCCACCCTCCTGACTGCCTGGTTGTCGTAGATAAGTGCACAAGAGAGCCGGCGCAAGAAGAAAGAGTACATGGATGCACTGGAGAGGAAAGTGGAGCTCTTATCATCCGAGAACTCGGAGTTCCGCAAGAAAATAACAAACCTGGAGGACACCAACTGTTCGCTGATGAGTCAGCTGCACAAGCTTCAAGCTCTGGTCGCACGCACACACGTGAGTATCAGCTGATCTTTTGATACAGGAGAAAACATGGGGGGGGAATAATTGTTGTGTCCACAACGTACACACAAGTGGAAGATTCTAATAGTCATCACTAATAGCGTAAATCctgtaactataatttttaaatgacctTATCGTGTATATTTTAACTGCTTTACAAAAGAGCTGTTAGTGTCGCCAGGATTACGGCGTTCACTTTGAAACAAATGATTGACCAGGTAGGTGTACTGCTTGATAGTCGCTGGTCACCAATAGAGAGCAATTGATTGTTGGGTAATTTCACTTGAAGCCACAGCCGGTGATGCCAGTAAGTCGTAATGGTTCACTGCCACAACTCTCACTCGGTTTCGTCACAGTCTACTCTTCCATTCGTGTGAAGTTGGATAACGTTACAAGTTCCCTTTGTGTACAAATTATACATGAACAATATGCGACTGGTTTGAAAGTaacccttaaaaaaaaactttttatgtaaaatgtaacatttcatCTACAATAATGTTATTTGGTCATGATCAAAGTGTTAGTACTACTGAAgatgatttaataaatatctcaGGCTATCGCACACCACGTCCGGCGCACAATTGCTTAATTTGTagggtaaattaatttttagatactCCTTGGAGtacataaacattgaaaaaacatttgaaataattttttttgtaaaattgtgaaGTCTACatactttaattaatacatttaacataaaaatactattacGGTATTTgccattattaatgaaaaaaaatcggCGACAAATAAAAAAGTCCGGAAATAAGCCTTTGTCATGAACGTGTTAAGATGGTTTTGTAGATTTTTGCATAATTTTTCTTACTATAAATTGAGTTGTATACATGATCTAAATTatacaatcaatttaaaacagATGTATTGCTAGATTCGAATCTCTTAGGTACAACAAGTTAGTATCATTGGAAAGTTTTATTAATACTGATTCGTTCATAAATCAGCAGTTTGGTAAACCCAACAAGCTAATCTGTGTCATGCCTTTTAAGACAAGAAAGCGTTTTGTGTCTTAGGTTTTACGCTCATCAATCAATAGCAAGTACACGATACATGTTAGAACAAGATTAGGAAGAACCTTCTAGTAATCATTCTATTCGCAAGTGGTACTTGAATTTCAAGAGAAATGGGTGGATTTGTAGCAAGAAATCAACATCGGTAGGtcttaaattgaaaaaagtgttTTACCACTTAAATCGCAAATTCTATTATCAGATATAATAAAGAGCTTGGAATGATATAGAAAACAGTTTACCTAAATGTCTCAAACCCAAACCCAAACCTTACAAAGTTCAACTTCTTCAAGCACTAAAATCAAATGAATATCTGCGAAGACTTTCTTAGTGTGAGAATATGCCGGAAGGAATGTAAAATCAGAATTCTGTAAATTGTTCAGTGGCAGTAAAGCTAAATTCCACTTTTGTGTTGAATTGTACAGAAGATGTCAGAATTGGTAGATTGCAGCTTAAATTGAACATGTGCACAATTCTGCAAAACTTTTGTGGTATCACACTAACACTTCAGAGTGTACtgctgttttcttctttcttaaagaaacaaaaaaagatatGCCTTTGATACATTAACACTACCTCCTTCCAGAAATAAACCAAGATAGATAAACTTTGAcacatttgttaaaaataaacaagatctgcaaaaaaatgtatttattagtcAAGATAGTCTTGATTACAGAGGATTCGAGTCACTTCAATCTGTAAAAATTCATCCCTGTGGGGATTTCCTTGTTGGGATCAGTCAAGGAAAAAGTGGTCACACCACCAAAAAGCCTGACACCAGCAGCTTACCATATAGGCTGTGGTTCAAAAACTACTAACTCAGTAAACCAGAATATCAACTTGACTCTTGTAAAGGTCAGACTGCTAAGAACTGGATTCACACAGAATTTGCCCGTGATGAACTTTTGTGATATCACGTATAAAATAAACcatctaaaaataaacttcaaacaaaggacgtATAAAATGTTTGGCATCTTCGTAGTTGATGTTTTGATTCATCTATAGTTTTCATTTGTCAATTAAATTGtgtgaactttttaaataatttaaactactgCTTAGTTTGATTTCAAGAAGTTTGAACAATTCCTTTAAAGAACAccattggttttaaaaaatattaggaaCAAGGAAAACAAATTTGAGCAAAATAATTATGCTCTGAACATTTTTTGAACACCAAGGAAGTACTTCAACCATGGGAAATATAAACAGgtgtatttgtaaatagtattaaatgttaataaaacaaaactttccaatatggtttattttttggatgaggccTTTTGAAaacaaaggtttcatcatcaggcaactccacaaaaacATATTTGGAGTCActtgatgatgaaacctttggtttcaaaatgcctcatccaaaaaataaactgtattggaaagttttgttttattcaaatttaatactatttaaagtttttccaattgctccaagagtcttcaaggTGTATTTGTGTTATTTAGTGTTCAGTGTAACATCCTCAGCCTATTTAGAGGTTCTGGAACGGGAGCAACGTTTGCTGAGGATTTCACATACTTTGAATTGACAGATTCTCCATTGGGATGATAACAGATGTTTATGGTTGTGATTGTGAATGTTGTAAATTTGTAGTGAAACCTTATCGGCTGTGATAAAGGCTACCTTCCCCTCAGTTGGTTCTTGGCGGGAGATAGTTTTGTCAACAAGGAGTCGCGTTCTTTGTGTCTTACACGAGATATGGGCTACAGTGTAGGCTTGCAGCTTGTAATGAAATTGAGGAACAAAGCTACACAAGcttgttgttttcttttactattGAAATGAATATTGAAGGTTGCAACTCAAAACTAGATAAATTACAGTTATAAATGCACAAttacaatgttacattttttgtaacaCAATGTCACTACCCCTCAgcaaatagttataaaaaatagtatattaatgGTATACAgtgtaagaaattaaaactattagcTATCTTTATCACAGGCTTGTTAATCATTATTAACAATCATAAATAACTTGTAAATggacaaatgtttattattagatttaatgtTAACCTTTTTAATTACAAGCCATTTTAGACAAAATGTATGAGTTTCGTAAACAACAACTCCATAACTAGactatttttaaagttatcaagctaattcttttttgttttacttcttattaaatttagtttgcagaaatataaaagaactaaatatattataatatcttgaaaattattgttttttttatatatttatataatatataaaataattaaacatttaaaaaatataagtttggaGATGAAAAAACCTTTGATACAAAAATACATCTTCAttacatgttatatttaattccttatctAAGGAAACAAAAACTGTAGGACTActttatttacaagtggagtaacataaATTTTTGTAAGGACGTGTCATTTCTCCTTTTTGTCATTTCtatgcaataaaatttaatacaagctttgaaattcatactactaaacataaaacataaaggCACAGTTgtttctgataaaataattaaaactgtttatagcacatattaataaaactaaaagactttttaaatacaatatttacatcagtAGAAAACTGTTTTCGGAAATGTCAATATAGCTGTCACTCAAACCGTCGTCACTGCCCACATCCACGCCACTTACAACTAAGTTACTAATCggtgtattttttattacggGGGACTTTGAACGATTCCTTTTActcattttcaaatataataaatagcaaactaaaatttaactgccgtactttatacCGTTTTAACCTTAAAGTGTGAAGCAGGGTAGAATATTCACAACATAGCGAAATACAGCTGTCTGCGGCAATCAGTGAACAATCAGCTCAGATAAATTGCAATTTCTCAATCAAAGACTGACTAAATACAAAGTCAAAactttacaaactaaaatatttcaatgcaaTATCATTTTCAAGACATTTTACACAATGCTTTAGCCTAGTGGCAAAACATTATTTCAGCTTGTTTTTACTTACACAACAAAGTTTTCAGGTACTTAAAAGTGTAACAGGGACATATTAACAAACCACTTACAGATTCAGACGTGGAGAAAGGTTGTATCTTAGAAAATATAGACCTCATAGTTAGAAGTGACACAAAGTCTGCGGTGGATTGTAGCGGTAACAAGGCACAGTTATTATTGTTCTATTGTTACTGTAGCCAACACAACCTGTTAGCTGATACTGTCGTGTTTTTGATTCATTGAGAGAAACGTGATTTGCAGAAGCCGGAAAAATCTTACATAAACACAAATAGAGGTGGATAACTACATGCTTACAACTCGAATTTCTTGCGATAAAAAACAcaacaatacataatattgttACCAGTGAGCCATCTTGTTATCCTAATgttgtatttgcatatttttttatcactaatgGATGATTTAGTCTAATATCTGCCACAATTGGTTCAATGCAGTATTAATTGTATTCTGATTACCAATTCTTTTGTGTTAAGctacgtttataaaaattattttacaatggaTTCAAAGCATTGCATTGATTATAAGCTGAAGGTAGGATGGAaacaaaattgtaactttaaCTTTATCGCTACTTACTGTTCACCTCTTACTATTTCCTACATTCTATTACAGAGAACCTCCACACAAAACACACGTGAGGACAGCTAGAATACGAAAAATACATTGACTTTTGCtaaaatcattaaatgttttgtttgtatctGTGTTCCAGAATCTGACGTCACATTCAAGGAGTGCCAAGTAGTATAGAATCTGAGATGTGTCTCACAACCATTTGTAAATATAGGTGAGTCCAAACACAACTGCATATTAGAATGCTTTCATATAACAATATCAGGATCGTACATATAACCGTGTAAGTCCATTCTCATGTGAGGTTTAACAGCAATTTTATTCAGAAGCTGTATTCTTATAGAGAATGACagtttttaaggaaattattgaataattcttCACATAAAAGTGCAAGTGTTCTTTGTTTGGAGTTACTAAAAACACAACAGTTTTGATGAGAGCGTAAATCTTAACACTAGATGTCttttttatctatatttcaaaacaatagtCTAGACGGGGCCAAATCGAAAATGTATACAGTAGTGATGGGACTATTGACTATGTTTTATGACCGACTAGTGACTAGTCGGCTACATTCAAAAACTGCCTAGACTATTCGTAAAAACTAGTTGACTAGTTTTTCTTGTCTTGACTTGAAAAGAAGTCTACTGTTGTCAATGATAATTAATTCTAGTCATCAGTCATAATCGCCCTTATAGAGCAACACTATTTGGAACTATCTTTAGCTGATAGCTAAAAAACCTCTCTCCCCTTCtgtgagaaattttaaaaatgtattttcagatacgtattatttggaaaaaagtaaatatatgtgCTAGCAA
This Homalodisca vitripennis isolate AUS2020 chromosome 3, UT_GWSS_2.1, whole genome shotgun sequence DNA region includes the following protein-coding sequences:
- the LOC124357958 gene encoding cyclic AMP response element-binding protein A-like isoform X2; the protein is MSEVWGKCTGDEDWSSALLDVKPQVILHDRLMTDAALGTVPIKSEHSYCSLTAGTDSPPDSPLKMEDIEDDFPPVVRLQRTGSRPRPESPEVVVKDEPLSEPESPMSSCPPSPSPPPSPEPTARSFADFKYEHKLKSGQSLLKQPTAVLMTRSSLGHHVVMPSLSIKLESQSSGFTLPPTPPSSTSSDSEGNVSPSHPSSPVPAPARRLFLSPASHSPASTRQPIQTPLISSQPKGSTGVLMLTEEEKRTLLAEGYPIPTRLPLTKAEEKSLKKIRRKIKNKISAQESRRKKKEYMDALERKVELLSSENSEFRKKITNLEDTNCSLMSQLHKLQALVARTHNLTSHSRSAK